Proteins from a single region of Argiope bruennichi chromosome 6, qqArgBrue1.1, whole genome shotgun sequence:
- the LOC129972195 gene encoding thyroid transcription factor 1-associated protein 26-like, which produces MGKPKKEVKNVAWDRKKNAILREYRKMHKGKKGISLNPNHNQGNTNDNKTFFKRAMHEYERRKAIKEERKLMKEAKKKEREEALRKYTEKKRENFKKLSQKTKWGQPVMRGRMEILLEKIQKSVANDAVK; this is translated from the exons atggGAAAACCtaaaaaggaagttaaaaatg TTGCTTGGGATAGGAAGAAAAATGCCATCCTTCGAGAATATAGAAAAATGCATAAGGGCAAAAAAGGCATATCTCTCAATCCAAACCACAATCAAGGGAATACTAATga taacaaaacttttttcaaaagagCTATGCATGAATACGAAAGAAGGAAAGCAATTAAAGAGGAACGTAAATTG atgaaagaagcaaagaagaaagaaagagaagaagCTTTGAGAAAATATAcagagaaaaagagagaaaatttcaAGAAGCTTTCTCAAAAGACAAAATGGGGCCAACCTGTCATGAGAGGAAGAATGGAGATTCTTTTAGAGAAAATTCAGAAATCTGTAGCTAATGATGcagtaaaatag